One window of Oscillibacter hominis genomic DNA carries:
- a CDS encoding response regulator, whose amino-acid sequence MEKIEWNKSQISAEQTLQSFCRSWFERRSTEETIAFFSPDVCFVGTGENETARGIGQMAEYVRQDIEEIPEPFSCELQVIQDLLLTDGLQTVSTAMSLKNTIYTWHLRGFFTLRREAAGNWQICELHFSEPGSSQRPGEHYPQTIVIERIAQQRQQLLSDSLSGGMMGGYMGEGFPFYFVNRRMLDYLGYETEEDFVSDIGGLISNCMHPEDRDRVDASVVEQLQRGEEYVVEYRMRKKDGSYIWVHDQGRQVRTEDGRSAVVSVCIDITAQKQAQEEVLRLYNNIPGAVFRCRFDEDFSIIDANDGLFEFVGYSREEFAAMGNRMSAVIYPEDLAGMADKLNAQLSCGSTIHNENRLVCKDGTVRWISINAQLFLEEGEPYFYCVFVDITEEKILRERMRELYESEWSYFARMASSEGSIQGTINVTRNRMENYLSTADVAVARIGDSYDRTIASLSDSAVDPDRGAEIRQALKREKVLLDYTSGKTEYHFDFLRRRNNGTMFWGSTKMRTYLNPETRDVLLFFYTQDVTEQKIQKQLLNQLTELDYDVITDIDIPRDSHCVVSVDSGRVDTIPRQGHFQEEIRRVADRFMDEEAKGEYLGKLDYKYIQKTLEHQSAYSFLVEMKDERGELRVKRVKVFYINKELGRVCAVRSDVTDVVRQEQRQKEELAAALVAAEQANAAKTDFLSRMSHEIRTPMNAIIGMSTIAAQSIGDDDQVADCISKISISSRFLLSLINDILDMSRIESGKMLLKNEKIPMEEFLGGVNAICYSQAAAKGVDYECVLDPVLEDYYMGDSMKLQQVLVNILGNAVKFTAGGGKVTFSAAQRGRTQNSAELRFVINDTGAGMCEEFLPHIFEPFSQESTGTTALYGGTGLGLAISKSIVDMMDGKIAVRSTKGVGTEFTVDVKLGIPEDPPQCRKKKQAYHFSHLKTLVVDDDVTVCESAVALLRQMGVKADWVDSGRKAVERVSALWDQGEHYDMVLVDWKMPEMDGIETARRIRAVVGPETTNIILAAYDWISIEHEAKLAGVNFLMSKPVFKSSIVSAFAKALGEKEKRARREETDFDFTGKRVLLAEDNALNTEVAVLLLKSKGFTVDTAENGQRALELFSRSPEGYYDAVLMDIRMPLMDGLTAASSIRRLSNADAKTVPILAMTANAFDDDIEKSKAAGMNAHLAKPIDPARLYQTLYDFIFGKGE is encoded by the coding sequence ATGGAAAAAATAGAGTGGAACAAAAGTCAAATAAGCGCAGAGCAGACCTTGCAATCCTTTTGCCGCAGCTGGTTTGAGCGGCGCAGCACAGAGGAGACCATCGCCTTCTTTTCACCGGACGTGTGCTTTGTGGGCACAGGAGAGAATGAGACCGCCCGGGGGATCGGCCAGATGGCCGAGTATGTCCGGCAGGACATTGAGGAGATTCCGGAGCCCTTTTCCTGTGAACTCCAGGTGATTCAGGACTTGCTCCTGACCGACGGCCTACAGACCGTCTCCACGGCGATGTCTTTGAAAAATACGATCTACACCTGGCATCTGCGGGGGTTTTTTACCCTGCGCAGGGAGGCCGCGGGAAACTGGCAGATCTGCGAACTCCACTTTTCGGAGCCGGGCAGCAGCCAGCGCCCTGGTGAGCACTATCCCCAGACGATTGTAATCGAGCGCATCGCCCAGCAGCGTCAACAGCTTCTAAGCGACTCCCTCTCCGGCGGCATGATGGGCGGCTACATGGGGGAGGGCTTCCCCTTTTATTTTGTCAACCGGCGTATGCTGGACTACCTGGGTTATGAAACGGAGGAGGACTTTGTCTCCGATATCGGCGGCCTGATCTCCAACTGCATGCATCCGGAAGACCGGGATAGGGTGGACGCTTCAGTGGTGGAGCAGCTGCAGCGGGGAGAGGAATATGTGGTCGAGTACCGGATGCGGAAAAAGGACGGCTCCTACATCTGGGTCCACGACCAGGGGCGGCAGGTCCGGACCGAGGACGGCCGCAGTGCCGTTGTGTCCGTGTGCATCGACATCACGGCCCAAAAGCAGGCCCAGGAAGAGGTGCTGCGGCTTTACAACAACATCCCCGGCGCCGTGTTCCGCTGCCGCTTTGACGAGGACTTCTCCATCATCGACGCCAACGACGGCCTCTTTGAATTCGTGGGCTACAGCCGGGAGGAGTTTGCGGCCATGGGAAACCGCATGTCCGCCGTGATCTATCCGGAGGATCTGGCGGGGATGGCGGACAAGCTCAACGCCCAGCTGAGCTGCGGCAGCACCATCCACAATGAAAACCGCCTGGTGTGCAAGGACGGCACGGTGAGGTGGATCTCCATCAACGCCCAGCTGTTCCTTGAGGAGGGGGAGCCGTATTTTTATTGTGTCTTTGTGGACATCACCGAGGAGAAAATCCTTCGGGAACGGATGCGGGAGCTCTATGAGAGCGAGTGGTCCTACTTTGCCCGCATGGCCTCTTCCGAGGGGTCTATTCAGGGCACCATCAACGTCACCCGCAACCGGATGGAAAATTACCTATCCACGGCGGATGTGGCTGTGGCCCGGATTGGGGACTCCTATGACCGGACCATTGCCAGTTTGTCAGACTCTGCGGTGGACCCGGACCGGGGAGCGGAGATCCGCCAGGCGCTGAAGCGGGAGAAGGTGCTTTTGGACTATACCTCCGGAAAGACGGAATACCACTTTGACTTCCTCCGCCGCCGCAACAACGGCACCATGTTCTGGGGCAGCACAAAGATGCGCACCTATCTCAACCCCGAGACCCGGGACGTGCTGCTTTTTTTCTACACTCAGGATGTGACGGAGCAGAAGATTCAAAAGCAGCTTTTGAACCAGCTGACGGAACTGGACTACGACGTCATTACGGACATCGACATTCCCCGGGACTCCCACTGCGTGGTTTCCGTGGACAGTGGCCGCGTCGACACCATCCCCCGCCAGGGCCATTTCCAGGAGGAAATCCGAAGGGTCGCAGACCGGTTCATGGATGAGGAGGCCAAGGGGGAATACCTGGGCAAGCTGGACTACAAATACATACAAAAGACACTGGAACACCAGAGCGCCTATTCGTTCCTGGTGGAGATGAAGGATGAACGGGGCGAACTGCGGGTCAAGCGGGTCAAGGTCTTTTATATCAACAAGGAGCTGGGCCGGGTCTGCGCGGTCCGCTCCGACGTGACGGATGTGGTGCGGCAGGAGCAGCGGCAGAAGGAGGAACTGGCCGCCGCCCTGGTGGCAGCGGAGCAGGCCAACGCCGCCAAGACGGATTTCCTCTCCCGCATGAGCCACGAAATCCGTACGCCCATGAACGCCATCATCGGCATGAGCACCATCGCGGCCCAGTCCATCGGGGACGACGACCAGGTGGCTGACTGCATCTCCAAAATCAGTATCTCCTCCCGCTTTCTCCTGTCCCTCATCAACGATATCCTGGATATGAGCCGGATCGAGAGCGGAAAGATGCTGCTGAAAAATGAAAAGATCCCCATGGAGGAGTTTTTAGGCGGGGTCAACGCCATCTGCTACAGCCAGGCGGCGGCCAAGGGCGTGGACTACGAGTGCGTCCTGGACCCTGTGTTAGAGGATTACTACATGGGGGATTCCATGAAGCTCCAGCAGGTGCTGGTCAATATCCTGGGCAATGCGGTGAAGTTTACAGCCGGGGGCGGGAAGGTCACCTTCTCGGCCGCCCAGCGGGGGAGAACCCAAAACAGTGCCGAGCTGCGCTTTGTGATCAACGACACGGGCGCGGGCATGTGCGAGGAGTTCCTGCCTCATATTTTCGAGCCATTCTCCCAGGAGTCCACGGGCACTACCGCGCTGTACGGCGGCACTGGCCTGGGCCTTGCCATCTCCAAAAGCATTGTGGACATGATGGACGGAAAGATTGCGGTTCGCTCCACCAAAGGCGTGGGCACTGAGTTCACGGTGGATGTGAAGCTTGGCATCCCGGAGGATCCTCCACAATGCCGCAAAAAGAAACAGGCCTATCATTTTTCGCACCTGAAGACCCTGGTGGTGGACGATGACGTGACCGTCTGTGAAAGTGCTGTGGCCCTCCTCCGCCAGATGGGGGTCAAGGCCGATTGGGTGGATAGCGGACGCAAGGCGGTAGAGCGGGTGAGTGCCCTCTGGGACCAGGGAGAGCATTATGACATGGTTCTTGTTGACTGGAAAATGCCGGAGATGGACGGGATTGAAACGGCCCGGCGCATCCGTGCCGTGGTGGGCCCGGAGACCACCAACATCATTCTGGCCGCCTACGACTGGATATCCATTGAACACGAGGCGAAACTGGCGGGGGTCAATTTTCTGATGAGCAAGCCCGTGTTCAAATCCTCCATCGTCTCCGCCTTCGCCAAGGCGTTGGGCGAGAAGGAGAAACGGGCCCGCCGGGAGGAGACGGACTTCGACTTCACGGGAAAGCGGGTCCTGCTGGCCGAGGACAATGCCCTCAATACGGAGGTGGCGGTGCTGCTGCTGAAGAGCAAGGGCTTTACGGTGGATACGGCGGAGAACGGGCAGCGGGCGCTGGAGCTGTTCAGCAGATCGCCGGAGGGGTATTACGACGCGGTGCTGATGGATATCCGGATGCCGCTGATGGATGGGCTGACGGCCGCGTCCAGCATCCGGCGCTTGAGCAATGCCGATGCCAAAACCGTCCCTATCCTTGCAATGACCGCCAACGCCTTTGACGACGACATCGAAAAGAGCAAGGCCGCAGGGATGAATGCACATCTGGCGAAGCCCATCGACCCGGCCCGGCTCTATCAGACGCTTTACGATTTTATTTTTGGAAAGGGGGAGTAA
- a CDS encoding S-layer homology domain-containing protein produces the protein MKLRSLHALLLALLIAFCSTAAAPAAEMADVKAAAEKTASYVLEAVPEPTVGSIGGEWAVLALSRGGWPSSQSWYEGYLQRLSDAFKEHGGVLSSTKYTEYSRVILALKSMGADVRSVGGYDLLTVLSDRSSVTRQGVNGAAWALIAAQALDQCALYDADADGTVVPALDWYREEVLSAQLPSGGWSLAGREPADADLTAMALTALSPYQGVEAGVDSAIEAGLKCLAGIQREDGSFGTPANAESCAQVVMALAELGKEQSLLTRSGKTPVDALLSFARPDGSFAHTAGGGADQMATEQALCALSALMRRSEGLSSFYHMGVRSAGGPLQYNPAVHLSAEANLIVDYPDLGGLTESQREAVEVLTRRGVFTGRGDGSFAPGDSMTRAEFCAVLCRALGLEGDGEKTPFTDLPGWCAAYVAPLYGCGIVKGTSLTAFSPSGTITRQEAAVMIARAAQFASMRAVGFSSSCQRSILDPYQDSGRCGQWALPSLALCLQNGLLGGTEQEIRPGAPITRLEIAESIYALLKSPFVQ, from the coding sequence ATGAAACTCCGTTCTCTCCATGCGCTGCTCCTTGCCCTGCTGATCGCCTTCTGCTCCACAGCGGCGGCTCCGGCCGCCGAGATGGCCGATGTGAAAGCGGCGGCGGAAAAAACAGCCTCCTACGTCCTGGAGGCCGTGCCGGAGCCCACGGTGGGCTCCATCGGCGGCGAGTGGGCGGTGCTGGCCCTGAGCCGGGGCGGTTGGCCTTCCTCCCAGTCCTGGTACGAAGGCTATCTCCAGCGCCTGAGCGATGCTTTCAAGGAACATGGCGGGGTGCTCAGCTCCACCAAGTACACCGAATACAGCCGGGTAATCCTGGCCCTCAAGTCCATGGGCGCGGATGTGCGCTCCGTGGGCGGCTATGACCTGCTGACCGTCCTCTCAGACCGCTCCTCCGTCACCCGCCAGGGCGTCAACGGCGCCGCCTGGGCCCTGATCGCCGCCCAGGCCCTGGATCAGTGCGCGCTCTACGACGCGGATGCGGACGGGACCGTGGTCCCGGCCCTGGACTGGTACCGGGAGGAGGTGCTCTCCGCCCAGCTTCCCAGCGGGGGCTGGTCGCTTGCTGGGCGGGAGCCAGCCGATGCGGACCTGACGGCCATGGCGCTGACCGCCCTCTCCCCTTATCAGGGAGTGGAGGCCGGTGTGGACAGCGCCATTGAGGCGGGACTAAAATGCCTTGCTGGGATACAGCGTGAGGACGGTTCCTTCGGCACTCCCGCCAACGCCGAATCCTGCGCCCAGGTGGTCATGGCCCTTGCGGAATTGGGGAAAGAGCAGTCCCTCCTCACCCGCAGCGGCAAAACCCCTGTGGATGCCCTGCTAAGCTTTGCCCGGCCCGACGGGTCCTTTGCCCACACCGCCGGGGGCGGCGCCGACCAGATGGCCACGGAGCAGGCCCTGTGCGCCCTCTCGGCCCTGATGCGCCGGAGCGAGGGCCTCTCCTCCTTTTACCACATGGGCGTGCGCAGTGCCGGAGGGCCTCTTCAGTACAACCCGGCGGTCCATCTGAGCGCTGAGGCCAATTTAATCGTGGACTATCCGGACTTAGGCGGCCTCACCGAATCCCAGCGGGAGGCCGTGGAGGTGCTGACCCGGCGGGGCGTGTTCACCGGCCGCGGCGACGGCTCCTTTGCTCCCGGAGACTCCATGACCCGAGCGGAGTTCTGCGCCGTTCTCTGCCGCGCCCTGGGGCTTGAGGGCGATGGGGAGAAGACCCCGTTCACCGACCTTCCCGGCTGGTGCGCCGCCTATGTGGCGCCGCTCTACGGCTGCGGCATCGTAAAGGGCACCTCCTTAACCGCGTTCTCCCCCAGCGGCACCATCACGCGGCAGGAAGCCGCGGTGATGATCGCCCGCGCCGCCCAGTTCGCGTCCATGCGCGCCGTGGGCTTCAGCTCCTCCTGCCAGCGCTCCATCCTTGACCCATATCAGGACTCCGGGCGCTGCGGCCAGTGGGCCCTGCCCTCCCTGGCGCTGTGCCTCCAAAACGGCCTCTTAGGCGGCACGGAGCAGGAGATACGGCCCGGAGCCCCCATCACCCGGCTGGAGATCGCCGAAAGCATCTATGCGCTGTTGAAGAGCCCGTTTGTCCAATAA
- a CDS encoding DUF4430 domain-containing protein, which yields MNRLISTALPLLLALCLLAGCGADRGDALPSQAVNPPVSSAPAENPASSEGAFAEMKPPASSDAQEASTPSDPAPSRSPGEPPSKAAPSGAASPGGSSSGSASSGGADVPQEEPAAPTCTLTVHCGTLLDHLEDMEEAKRDLVPSDGVLWAEQTVSFTEGESVFDVLLREMQSSKTHLEYVNTPFYHSAYIEGIGNLYEFDGGPLSGWVYSVNGEFPNYGSSRYTLQDGDSVVWQYTCDLGADVGGDNGAWS from the coding sequence TTGAACCGATTGATTTCCACCGCCCTGCCCCTGCTGCTGGCGCTGTGCCTTTTGGCCGGATGCGGCGCGGACCGCGGGGATGCCCTGCCCTCCCAGGCTGTAAACCCTCCCGTTTCCTCCGCGCCGGCGGAGAACCCGGCCTCCTCCGAAGGGGCTTTCGCCGAAATGAAGCCTCCCGCGTCCTCCGACGCCCAGGAGGCGTCCACACCTTCAGACCCCGCCCCGTCCCGTTCCCCTGGCGAGCCCCCGTCCAAAGCGGCCCCCTCCGGCGCCGCTTCTCCCGGAGGATCGTCTTCCGGCAGTGCTTCTTCAGGGGGCGCCGACGTGCCTCAAGAGGAACCGGCCGCCCCCACCTGCACCCTAACGGTCCACTGCGGCACGCTGTTGGATCACCTCGAGGACATGGAGGAGGCCAAGCGGGACCTGGTGCCCTCCGACGGCGTGCTGTGGGCGGAGCAGACCGTGTCCTTTACCGAGGGAGAGAGCGTCTTTGACGTGCTGCTCCGTGAGATGCAGTCCTCCAAGACCCACCTGGAATACGTCAATACACCCTTTTACCACTCCGCCTACATTGAGGGCATCGGCAACCTCTATGAGTTCGACGGCGGCCCTCTCTCCGGCTGGGTTTACTCGGTCAACGGGGAGTTCCCCAACTACGGCTCCTCCCGCTATACGCTTCAGGACGGGGACAGCGTGGTCTGGCAGTATACCTGCGACTTGGGCGCGGATGTGGGCGGAGACAACGGAGCGTGGTCGTGA
- a CDS encoding energy-coupling factor transporter transmembrane component T: MVVSRAFDSVHPAVSLLYFGSVLGFGAVVMHPALLVAGFFGALCCSVTLLGGRETLRRLAWIAPVALAALIFNPAFNHRGVTILAYLPSGNPLTLESLIFGLASGWMLSAVLLWCACLSHVMTSDKVLYLFGRAAPSLSLLLSMTLRSIPRFRRQARRIAQAQQGLYGPPKGLLGRVRAGAGTLSILLTWALENAVDTADSMRARGYGLRGRTAFSLYRLERRDKGLLLFLAAALLLTGALGAWGGLKWTYYPALGGTLDWRTALAVCAYLTICLIPVWLERKEERVWSRWNI; the protein is encoded by the coding sequence GTGGTCGTGAGCCGGGCCTTTGACTCCGTGCATCCGGCCGTCAGCCTGCTCTACTTCGGGTCGGTGCTGGGCTTTGGCGCCGTGGTGATGCATCCGGCGCTGCTTGTTGCCGGCTTTTTCGGTGCCCTCTGCTGCTCCGTCACGCTGTTAGGCGGGCGGGAAACCCTGCGGCGGCTTGCGTGGATCGCGCCGGTTGCCCTTGCGGCACTGATTTTCAATCCGGCCTTCAACCACCGGGGCGTCACCATCCTGGCGTACCTCCCATCCGGCAACCCCCTGACGCTGGAGTCTCTCATTTTCGGCCTGGCCTCCGGGTGGATGCTGTCGGCTGTTTTGCTCTGGTGCGCCTGCCTCAGCCATGTGATGACCTCGGACAAGGTGCTCTACCTCTTCGGCCGGGCGGCTCCGTCCCTCTCGCTGCTTCTCTCCATGACGCTGCGATCCATCCCCCGGTTCCGCCGCCAGGCCCGGCGCATCGCCCAGGCCCAGCAGGGACTGTATGGACCGCCCAAGGGCCTTTTGGGCCGCGTCCGGGCCGGGGCCGGGACGCTCTCCATCCTTTTGACCTGGGCGCTGGAAAATGCGGTGGACACGGCGGACTCCATGCGCGCAAGGGGCTACGGCCTCCGCGGGCGCACCGCCTTCTCCCTCTACCGCCTGGAGCGCCGGGACAAGGGGCTTTTGCTTTTTCTTGCCGCAGCGCTCCTGCTCACCGGAGCGCTTGGCGCATGGGGCGGCTTGAAGTGGACCTACTATCCCGCCCTGGGCGGGACACTGGACTGGCGCACCGCCCTTGCCGTCTGCGCCTACCTGACGATTTGCCTCATCCCGGTCTGGCTGGAACGAAAGGAGGAACGGGTTTGGTCACGCTGGAACATCTAA
- a CDS encoding DUF4430 domain-containing protein encodes MKRSILSLLLAIAMACTLIPPAWAAEGGGVTVRVASATQGGEFPLGPFEAAYTQDMSAWDAVKAALEENHVPYSATDSGGSVYISSINGLTEYSSGDYSSYHGWMFAVDGVIPSAGISSVVLSGGEDILLYYSTDFTIPGAVSGSGGESAGGLAFSAGELASVPAAGGSLLTLSVAEGVPYVLLTGVPGGAGQSVQVNYADYDLSAPSRIPLSNGGVITVGVGAYPDTVYYNVNVSIRPQAELLSGLAQGYDGRSAPWTAVDLASYGLYAGTTAFSADAQAVIDDAVAAASAQVPDDAALAKSFLDLRALGVDPDTLISADGTVLSVTDALMGSTTNSCYSAPYVLLALEQSGKATSEKMSGVLSQMEAAAGDDFLFSYSWEGITYPSPDTAGAVLAAVSLCAGGASDPYGIRGRCSALRDGILDALAEDSLQDRFGSYGNSCTDAMVVTGLCAAGVDPTADERFTTEGGSPYTALLSCAKEDGFSLTPGAEADDFSTEQCFRALTAAARFLKGENPCNVYDFTAFASEPGYASSVSGCPVVFSTTPAGAEVSLTLAGVPVEPLSPGRYILDEGSYSYSVSAGGYAAKSGTLTVSSQEAQQHKTLRVNVSLVHASGGGSGTITVSFTLVGDSLHGGGTTHIYKHDKGAGRVWLSKREVSLPAGSSAFAAFDQALTDAGLTYVEPSLSYISSVTNTDGTTLSELDNGALSGWQYLVNGSSPTTGCRNHTLRSGDQVVFYYTDDYSRETGSEQWSGGGTTAPGTVRFEDVEADSVYVRAIEAMAEAGYMTGTGEKTFSPGEELTRAQAVTVLWRMAGSPEATAASAFPDGADWYSGALDWAAEERIALGYGDGCFHGERPISARELKDLLLRWAVFQGWPHSKAEAWAEQLTLPDRVTRAAAAAAFDDLAAQVK; translated from the coding sequence ATGAAACGATCCATCCTGTCACTGCTGCTGGCCATTGCCATGGCCTGCACCCTCATCCCCCCCGCGTGGGCCGCGGAGGGGGGCGGCGTCACGGTGCGCGTCGCCAGTGCAACACAAGGGGGCGAATTTCCCCTCGGGCCCTTTGAGGCCGCCTATACCCAGGACATGTCCGCCTGGGACGCGGTGAAGGCCGCCCTGGAGGAAAACCACGTCCCCTACTCGGCCACTGACTCCGGCGGCTCCGTATACATCAGCTCCATCAACGGCCTTACTGAGTATTCCTCCGGGGACTACTCCTCCTATCACGGCTGGATGTTCGCCGTGGACGGCGTAATCCCTTCCGCCGGCATCTCCTCAGTCGTCCTGTCCGGCGGGGAGGACATCCTGCTCTACTACTCCACGGACTTCACCATCCCCGGCGCCGTGTCCGGCTCCGGCGGGGAAAGCGCCGGGGGCCTGGCCTTTTCCGCTGGAGAGCTGGCCTCGGTCCCCGCCGCCGGAGGAAGCCTTCTGACACTGAGCGTGGCTGAGGGCGTGCCATACGTGCTGCTGACCGGCGTGCCCGGCGGCGCGGGCCAGAGCGTCCAGGTCAACTACGCAGACTACGACCTCTCCGCTCCCAGCCGCATCCCCCTTTCCAACGGAGGAGTGATCACGGTGGGCGTGGGAGCGTATCCCGACACGGTCTACTACAACGTCAATGTCTCCATCCGCCCCCAGGCGGAGCTTCTCTCCGGTCTGGCGCAGGGCTATGACGGGCGCTCCGCGCCCTGGACGGCGGTTGACCTGGCCTCCTACGGCCTCTATGCCGGAACCACCGCTTTTTCCGCAGATGCCCAGGCCGTCATTGACGACGCTGTTGCCGCCGCTTCCGCCCAGGTTCCGGATGACGCCGCGCTGGCCAAATCGTTTTTGGACCTGCGGGCCCTCGGAGTGGACCCGGACACCCTGATCTCCGCCGACGGGACGGTCCTCAGCGTCACCGACGCCCTGATGGGCTCCACCACCAACAGCTGCTACAGCGCCCCCTATGTGCTGCTGGCCCTGGAGCAGTCCGGCAAGGCCACATCGGAAAAGATGAGCGGCGTCCTCTCCCAGATGGAGGCGGCAGCCGGGGACGATTTCCTCTTCTCCTACAGCTGGGAAGGCATCACCTATCCCAGCCCCGACACCGCCGGGGCCGTGCTGGCGGCCGTGTCCCTCTGCGCCGGCGGTGCATCCGATCCCTACGGCATCCGCGGCCGATGCTCCGCTCTGCGCGACGGCATCCTGGACGCTCTGGCAGAGGACTCGCTCCAGGATCGGTTCGGCAGCTACGGCAATAGCTGCACCGACGCCATGGTGGTGACCGGCCTGTGCGCCGCCGGGGTGGATCCCACCGCCGACGAGCGCTTTACCACGGAAGGAGGCAGCCCTTACACCGCCCTGCTCTCCTGCGCCAAGGAGGACGGCTTCAGCCTCACGCCCGGCGCCGAGGCAGATGACTTCTCCACCGAGCAGTGCTTCCGGGCCCTGACCGCCGCCGCCCGGTTTTTGAAGGGGGAGAACCCCTGCAACGTCTATGACTTTACCGCCTTTGCATCAGAGCCGGGCTACGCATCCAGCGTCTCCGGCTGCCCGGTGGTCTTCTCCACCACCCCCGCGGGCGCGGAGGTCTCCCTCACCCTTGCCGGCGTGCCGGTGGAGCCTCTTTCCCCCGGCCGCTACATTCTGGACGAGGGCAGCTACAGCTACTCTGTCAGCGCCGGCGGGTACGCCGCAAAGTCCGGCACGCTGACCGTCTCCTCCCAGGAAGCCCAGCAGCACAAAACGCTCCGGGTCAACGTGTCCCTGGTCCATGCATCCGGCGGCGGCAGCGGGACCATCACCGTGTCCTTCACCCTGGTGGGCGACAGCCTCCACGGCGGCGGAACCACCCACATCTACAAACATGACAAGGGTGCGGGCCGGGTCTGGCTCTCAAAGCGGGAGGTGTCGCTGCCCGCCGGCAGCTCCGCCTTTGCCGCCTTTGACCAGGCCCTCACGGACGCTGGCCTCACCTATGTGGAGCCCTCCCTCAGCTACATTTCCTCCGTCACCAACACGGACGGCACCACCCTTTCCGAATTGGACAACGGGGCCCTCTCGGGCTGGCAGTACCTGGTCAACGGCTCATCCCCCACCACGGGATGCAGAAACCACACCCTCCGCAGTGGGGACCAGGTGGTCTTTTACTACACCGACGACTATTCCAGGGAAACCGGCTCTGAGCAATGGAGCGGAGGCGGTACAACAGCGCCCGGCACCGTCCGGTTTGAGGACGTGGAGGCGGACTCCGTCTACGTTAGGGCCATTGAGGCCATGGCCGAGGCCGGCTATATGACCGGCACGGGGGAAAAGACCTTCTCCCCCGGGGAGGAACTGACCCGCGCCCAGGCCGTGACCGTGCTCTGGCGCATGGCGGGGAGTCCCGAAGCCACCGCCGCGTCCGCCTTCCCCGACGGCGCCGACTGGTATTCCGGCGCCCTGGACTGGGCCGCCGAAGAGCGCATCGCCCTGGGCTACGGTGACGGCTGCTTCCACGGGGAGCGGCCCATCAGCGCCCGGGAGCTGAAAGACCTCCTCCTCCGCTGGGCCGTCTTTCAGGGGTGGCCTCACTCCAAGGCGGAGGCTTGGGCGGAGCAGCTCACCCTTCCCGACCGCGTCACCCGCGCCGCCGCGGCCGCAGCCTTTGACGATCTGGCGGCGCAAGTAAAGTAA
- a CDS encoding Hpt domain-containing protein yields MRSFQEVFEGYGADYQTTMSRFLGNEEMYLRFLNMLFQDDNLQKLGEAIEHGDLTAAFEAAHTLKGVTGNLGLTPLYKEVCAIVEPLRNREERDYSQAYQRVQEEFGRADAFLEQLKGGR; encoded by the coding sequence ATGCGGAGTTTTCAGGAGGTATTTGAGGGCTATGGCGCGGACTATCAGACGACCATGAGCCGTTTTTTGGGAAATGAGGAGATGTATCTGAGGTTTTTGAACATGCTCTTCCAGGATGACAACCTGCAAAAGCTGGGCGAGGCCATAGAGCACGGCGACCTGACCGCCGCCTTTGAGGCCGCCCATACCCTCAAGGGCGTCACGGGCAACCTGGGCCTGACGCCGCTCTATAAGGAGGTGTGCGCCATTGTGGAGCCGCTGCGGAACCGGGAAGAGAGGGACTATTCGCAGGCATATCAGCGCGTTCAGGAGGAATTCGGGCGGGCGGACGCCTTTTTGGAACAGCTGAAAGGGGGCAGATAG